The genomic stretch ACTGCTCCACGTGACGAAACACGCCGTCGCAACCGGGTTCGAATACTTCCAATACACGCATGTTCTCAACCCTCCGTGGTCTCGCCTTCGAATTCGCGCAGCACGCGCACGAGATCGTCGACCGCGGCCTCCCATCCGAAGTGTTCCGCACGCCGCGCGCCGCGCTCGATCAACGCCGCACGCAAGTCCGGCTCGCCGACGACACGCCGCATCGCGTCCCGGATCGACTCGACCCGAGCGGGATCGACCAGCAACGCCGCATCGCCCGCGATCTCGGGCAGGCTCGAGCGATCGGAGGTGATCACGGGACAACGGCATTGAAACGCCTCGACCACCGGCAGACCGAATCCCTCCTCGAAGGACGGATACACCAGCCCGAGCGCTCCGCGGTAGAGCCGCTCCAACTCCCCGTCGCTCACGTAGCCGGTCGCGACCACGCCCGGCCGATCGAGCGACAGCTCCTGCCGCCGATACCCCTTCTGCGCCGCTCCCGTGACGACGAGCCGCAGGCGTTCGTCGCCCGACTCCGCGCGCAACAGCGAAAACGCCTCCAGCACGCCGCGCAGGTTCTTGTGCGGTTGCAGGCTGCCGACCGCGAGCAGGTAGGGCGTGCCCGAAGCACGCGCGGCCGCGGTCGCGGTCGTCTCCGGAGCCCGTGTCGGCGCGAAGCCCGCGCCTTGTCGCACGATGCGTATCCGATGATCCGATACACCGAGCAAGCGCCGGAGCTCGCCGGCCACGTGCCGCGAAAAGCACACCACCCGCGTACTGCGGCGAGCGCCGCCCGCGATGTTGACGCGCGCCATCATCCGAAACGCGAGCGAGTGCGGCGAACCTCGCCGCACCGAGGAGAGATCGTGCACGATCGTCACCTGTCGCGTGCGACCGGGCACGACCGAGGCGGTGTTCAAGAGATTGAGATGGACCGCTCCGGGCTGTCGGCGCGGCCAAGTCGTTTGCTCCCACCCGTGCAGAGCGGCGCGTCCGCGCACGGAGGTCTCCACGAACGCGCACGGCAGGTCCGCCACGCCGATCCGCTCGCACGCTTCGGCGCGCGTGCACGGCGCGTGCAACGTCAACTCCAAGTCGTCGCCGCACCGCGCCAAGAGTCCACGCGTGAACTGCAGCGCGGAGCGATGCGTCCCCGTCGGATGCGAAGCGGCGAGAAAACGACCGTTGATCGCGACGTGCGCCGTCGCGCGCGCCCTCGGCGTCGAGACGGCGGAAGCGAACGTGCTCCCGCTCATGGCCGCCCCGCCTCCGCGCTCCGATCCGTCGCGACCGAACGATCGCGCGCGACGCCGCTTTCCGTTCGGATCGCTCGTGTCCCGGGACCGATGCGCACGCGCTCGCCGCGACTGCGCACGACGGCGTTGTTCGCCAAGTCGGCCTCGCGTGCTCCGTGCAACAACGCGATGCCCGCGCGCGGAGCGTCTTCGACCACGTTGCCCGCGATCCGCACACGCTCGACCGTGTCGTACGCCTCCGCTCGCTCCGGCGACACGTCTCGCCCGGACACGTGCACGCCGCCGTGCCAAAGCCCCGCCGCGCGCACCGGCGCGAGGATCCGATTCGCGAGCATCACCACGTCGCGCACACCGTAGGTGTCGTAGCTGCGCTCCGCCGCGACGTACACGCCCGCGCCCGCGGTCCGTTCGATCGCGTTGCCCACGATCGCCACGCGCTCGCCGCCGACCACCGCGAGACCGCGTCCGTGCGAGTTCCATCCCACCGCGTTGCTCGTCACGTCGATGTCGCTGCAGACCGTGTGGTTTCGCCGATACGAAACCACCGCGATGCAGTCGTCGCCGGTGCCGTGCACGAAGTTTCGCGTCACGGTGATACAACGACTTCCGTTCGTGATGTGTATACCATCCGCCATCGTCGCGGCGACGTGACAGTCCGCGATGTACGCTTGTTCCGACGAACTCCCGGACGAATCGTTGATCATCATACCGACCGATGCGGTGTGCACGACGCGCACGTCGCGGATCGAAAATCCGCGCGCGCCCTGCACGAGAATACCCGCGGCCACGTCGGCGCGACTGCGCTCGCGGGGAGGACGCACGCCCGCGACGGTGAAGCCCACCATCGACACGTCGCGGCCGCGCAGGATCAGCGCCGAATCCGCGGCATCGAGTGCGAGCAGCCGCGTCGCGTCCATCCCGGCTCCGCGCAGACTCGTACCCACGAAGTCGATACGCCCTCGATAGGCCCACTGGCCCGCGGGCACGCGGATCACGACCGGTCCCGGCCGCTCCCGCGCCGACGCGATCGCCGCGCGCAACGCCGGACCGTCGTCGTGCACGCCGTCTCCCGTCGCCCCGAACGCGCGCACGTCCACCTCGAACGCGGCACCGGGGCGCGCTCCGATCGGCAGGGCACTCGCCGCCACGAACAGAAGGCAGGCGACGCGAAACATCGAGAGTCGGGCGCGCATCGACGCGTCAACCGGCACTGCCGGCGTGCCCGGTACGCGGCGTGCGGTACGGCCCGCTCTCGCGCACCTCCAAAGGAGCTGTCCGCGCGCGCCGCTGCACCAGCGACACGACCGCCATGACACCGATCGGCAACATCAAGTACGACGAGCCGAGCGAAGCCACGCGCATCGACGTGTCCACGATGCCGCCGTAGACGTATCCGTAGATCAACAACTCGTACACGCCGGTGCGCGCTCGCATGCGGCGAAAACTCCACGACGCCACCGCGCCCCACACGAAGAAGAACGCCACCCCGGAGACCGGTCCCTCCAGCCACGGGCCGGCGAGTCCCCAGCAGTTGTTGAACTCCGGATTGAACTCCCGGTTGGCTTCCAACTCGGCGAGGATGCCGCCGCCCGGATTGGGCACCGCGTAGAGCGGCTCGAGTCCGGCCGCGCCGTAGAGCACCTCGCCGAGGGGTCCCGCGGTCTGCGTGAAGACGGGACGCGAGTACTCGTCCGCCATCCGCGAGCGATAGAGCACACCGCCGTTGTTCACCGCGGTCGCCACGTACATGCCGAGTCGCTCCAACCCGTAACCCGCGGCGCCGCCGGTTTCGAACCCGTGCTCCTGTTTGCTGCGAAACGTGCGGAAGTACTCGAAGAACGCGAAGACCACGACCACCGCCACGGAGGTCGCGATCACCGCCGACCACGGCAACCGGCGTCCGGTCTGCATGCGGTGCACCCAGTAGATCACGGCGCACGCGATCACCGCCAACAACAACGAGAGCCGCGCCGAAGCGAGGTGCACGTGCGCCGTCATGACCGCGGTCGACAGCACCACGGGGATGCCGAAGCCGCGCAACCGCACCCGCTTCAACCGCAGCGCGAACCAGATCACGAGGGGACACGGCGCGAGCAGGACGAGCGTGGTGATGCCGCCGATGCCACCGTCGCGATAGATCTTCGGGTTGGCGAGACCGGCGGCACCGTGCGTCGCGAAGACCATCGCGGTGAGCAGCACGAACGCCGCGGTCGACACGAGCGCGATCGTCCACACCACCGTCCGGGCGCTGCGCCGATCCGCGGAGGCCGAAGCGGGGACGCACCGATGCCGCGCGAAGACGATCTCCGCCGCCCAACCGAGCAGAAACACGACCGAGCTCGCGACCCACGCCACGGCCACGGGCACGAAGGAACTGCGCACCGGGATGTTCCACCGCGCGAAGACCTCCTGCGGCATCGCCAGCCACACGAGCACCGCCAGCGTCGAAAAGACGAAGAACGCCAGCCCCGGATGGGCCCACTTGGAGACGTTGTTGCGTATCATGTGCGTGAATACGGGGTTGCGTGTCGACGAGCGCGTCCGGTCACCAGCAGATCGCGCGGTGCAGCTCGAGCCCGGCGGCGCTCGCGAGCTCCACGGCCTTGCGATCCCACCCGTGCGCCTCGGCGAACTCCCGCAGCGAGGCGCGGTCTCCCCGCCAACCCGAGTGCAGAAGTCGCTCCAGCGCTTCGTCCTGCCCGCCCTCGTCGTAGAGGAAGACGCCCGGCACGGCCCGCCGCGCCAACTCCTCCGTGCGTCGGGCCAGCACCGGCAGGCCCGCCGCCAGGTATTCGTAAATCTTCATCGGGCTGCGCCCTTGGTTGGAGGGATGTCCGTTCATCGGCAGCAGCCCCACGTCGGAAGCGAACAACTCCTCCCAACGCGCCCGCGCGGGGAGTCCGCCGGCGTAACGGACGTTGGCGACTCTCCCGGAACCTCGCGTCCGACCGGGGCCGAAGACGTCGATGCGCCAATCTCGCCGGCGTTCGCCCAGCGCGTCCACCGCGTCGGCGTCGAAACGGTGATCGATCGCCCCCACGTAGACCATGCGCCGCTCGTGTCTCCGCTTCGTGGATACACGCTCCCGCTCCGCCCCGACGGGGATGGAGACTCCGTTCTCCACCACGTGGACCTCGCGCACACCGTAGACGTCCGCGAGATGACGGGCGACGGGACCGCTCGTCGCGACGCACACGTCGGCAAGGCGCACCATCTCCCGCTCCCAAGCCACGAGCCCGGGCTCGTCGCGCCATTTCGGATACACGTCGGTCGGGCGATAGACGATGCGCTTCGGCCGCAGAGCGGCGACCGCGCCGAACATCCGCGGCTCGTCCACGAAGACCACGTCCGCACCCACGAACCTCCGCGCGTGCCGCGCGATCGCCGAGGGCGACGGCCCCACCAGTCGACGACTCGAGCGCGGCCAACGTTGCGTCCACTTGTACGGAAGCACGCCGACCGGCACCCATTCGGTGAGCCCTCGCTCCAGCGCGACGGGGCCGCGCAGCGCTCGCCCGAGACGCCTGCGCATCGCCGGCGCGGCACCGAACGCGAAGTGCACGAGCGACACCGGCATGCTCACGTGCAGCACCTCGATGCCCGCGTCCATCCGCGCGAAGGCGCGCGCGAGTTCGTGCGAACCGACGACGAACACGTCGTCGAATCCGCTGTGACTGAGGAAGACGATCTTCACGGCGAGTCGGCTCCCGTGTTCACACCCGCCACGGCACGGGAAGCAGCTCGTTCACGAAACGACGAATCGGATACCAAGGCTTCTCCGGACGCGGCCGCCATCCGCGATGCGCCGTCCGATCGAGGTAGTGAAACCAACGCCCCCGCAGCGGGTGAAAGCACGCGTACTTCCACGGTTTCAACCCCGTGGAAAAGTGCACCACGTACGGCTCTTCCAGGACACGCCTCCACTCCGCGCGAGTGAACTCCGACGGACGCGCGATGCGGAAGAGTTTCGCCTGTTGGTTCCAACGCCAGTCGAGCGGCTTCCATGCTCCGTGCACCACGGCGTTGAGCGCGTCTTGATCCCAGAGGCGCAGCGGCAACGGATGCGTGCGCACGAACTCCAGCGTCCGTTCGCTCACCCGTCGCTCGCGCCAGGCGTCGAGATCGACGAGGAGAACACCGGCGTTGAAGTAACGCACGTCCGGCGGCAAACCCAGTTCGTGTTTGTGCGCGATGCCCGGATTCTCCACCGCCGCGAGCACGCACCCTTCGCACGACTCGACGAACAAACGCGAAAGGCTGCGCTCCGCGATCACGTCCACGTCCAGATACACCAGCCGATGCACCTCGGGAGGCAGCAACCACGGCAAGGACAGGCGGTAGTAAGTCGCGGCGCTGACGTGCAAGCCGACGGGCGCCCACGCGAACTCGCGCGCATCCGCCTCGACGAACTCGAAGGTCGCTGCGCCGTCGCGCCCCGCGTCCTCGATCACGCCGCGCGCCGTCGCGTCCAGCCCGGAGCCGATCACCCACACGCGCACGGTCCATTCCGGATCGAGCGTATCGACGACCGACCGGACCGACACCGCGACGTGGCGCGCGTAGTATTCGTCGCAGCAATACACCACTTCCACGCGACGCACCTCGGCATCGCGCGTCGCGGCGGTCGGGCGCTCCTGCATCGAGGCGCGAAACTCGAATCGGCGCATCGACGCGAAGCCGTCGGAAGAGATCGTGTTCACGAGCGAGCGGCGCGCTCCTCCGCCGAGGTTTTCCAACGGCAATTGACGCGGTCGATCCCCACGACCGCGCGTCGCAAGGTCCGCGAGCCGCGGAAGGCGCGCGCCAGCCACCGGTGCAGGCCGCGGCTCTGGCT from Opitutales bacterium ASA1 encodes the following:
- a CDS encoding glycosyltransferase family 1 protein, with amino-acid sequence MSGSTFASAVSTPRARATAHVAINGRFLAASHPTGTHRSALQFTRGLLARCGDDLELTLHAPCTRAEACERIGVADLPCAFVETSVRGRAALHGWEQTTWPRRQPGAVHLNLLNTASVVPGRTRQVTIVHDLSSVRRGSPHSLAFRMMARVNIAGGARRSTRVVCFSRHVAGELRRLLGVSDHRIRIVRQGAGFAPTRAPETTATAAARASGTPYLLAVGSLQPHKNLRGVLEAFSLLRAESGDERLRLVVTGAAQKGYRRQELSLDRPGVVATGYVSDGELERLYRGALGLVYPSFEEGFGLPVVEAFQCRCPVITSDRSSLPEIAGDAALLVDPARVESIRDAMRRVVGEPDLRAALIERGARRAEHFGWEAAVDDLVRVLREFEGETTEG
- a CDS encoding glycosyltransferase family 8 protein, with the protein product MNTISSDGFASMRRFEFRASMQERPTAATRDAEVRRVEVVYCCDEYYARHVAVSVRSVVDTLDPEWTVRVWVIGSGLDATARGVIEDAGRDGAATFEFVEADAREFAWAPVGLHVSAATYYRLSLPWLLPPEVHRLVYLDVDVIAERSLSRLFVESCEGCVLAAVENPGIAHKHELGLPPDVRYFNAGVLLVDLDAWRERRVSERTLEFVRTHPLPLRLWDQDALNAVVHGAWKPLDWRWNQQAKLFRIARPSEFTRAEWRRVLEEPYVVHFSTGLKPWKYACFHPLRGRWFHYLDRTAHRGWRPRPEKPWYPIRRFVNELLPVPWRV